From Halanaeroarchaeum sulfurireducens, a single genomic window includes:
- a CDS encoding DUF5789 family protein, translating to MSDESDEAGPAVELGEGEPVEGAPIARVSARLSWAIQKSEIDRKEGETLVRTPDGPRELSDILGDVDETYFDTRRAFEDAVREVIGTGPVPTGEASGE from the coding sequence ATGAGTGACGAAAGCGACGAAGCGGGCCCCGCCGTCGAACTCGGCGAGGGCGAACCGGTCGAGGGCGCACCGATCGCGCGGGTCTCCGCCCGTCTGAGTTGGGCGATTCAAAAGAGCGAAATCGACCGCAAGGAAGGCGAGACCCTGGTCCGCACGCCCGATGGCCCACGTGAGCTTTCGGACATCCTCGGCGACGTCGACGAAACGTACTTCGACACACGGCGGGCGTTCGAGGACGCCGTCCGCGAGGTAATCGGAACGGGGCCGGTGCCCACCGGCGAAGCGAGCGGCGAGTAG
- a CDS encoding DUF7139 domain-containing protein: MPSLGDAYERRAGTASRKQVVLGTGLFATGALLVVAGILAGATGLLIENGFSVFQSREVGASLAGLGLPAVFVGITIVLPATRVHRAATVFGSGMALLGVLLFRYAYPYRWYAGAGVPSTVTLGAVLVYSIGVIVTFWALFTAVATFKTRNDPGGTVSVSVTSGGAAATVEAAREDFHAAKSALGGAVGVFGGVEDPDPLYRDSGSGADTSASDGGTATDADITSPMDDQRTESRPDEGVEVVKGARRDDVEPDRYCGNCTHFDYDRDGGSMRPYCTLYEEPMDDMAACEWWETNSGSQ, translated from the coding sequence ATGCCGAGCCTCGGGGACGCGTACGAGCGGCGGGCCGGGACCGCGAGTCGCAAACAGGTGGTCCTGGGAACGGGGCTCTTCGCGACGGGGGCGCTACTCGTCGTTGCCGGCATCCTCGCCGGTGCGACGGGTCTACTGATCGAGAACGGCTTTTCCGTTTTCCAGAGCAGAGAGGTCGGCGCCTCGCTCGCGGGCCTCGGTCTGCCGGCGGTGTTCGTCGGCATCACGATCGTCTTGCCCGCGACGCGCGTTCACCGGGCCGCGACCGTGTTCGGGTCGGGAATGGCTCTTCTGGGCGTTTTGCTCTTCCGCTACGCCTACCCGTATCGATGGTACGCCGGCGCCGGCGTTCCGTCGACGGTGACCCTCGGGGCGGTGCTCGTCTACTCGATCGGTGTCATCGTCACGTTCTGGGCGCTGTTCACGGCGGTGGCGACGTTCAAGACGCGCAACGATCCGGGCGGAACCGTCTCGGTGTCGGTGACGAGCGGCGGTGCCGCTGCGACCGTCGAGGCTGCCCGGGAGGACTTCCACGCGGCCAAATCGGCGCTGGGCGGTGCCGTCGGCGTCTTCGGCGGCGTCGAGGATCCCGACCCGCTCTATCGGGATTCGGGGAGCGGTGCGGATACGTCGGCCTCCGACGGGGGCACGGCAACCGACGCCGACATCACCTCCCCGATGGACGACCAGCGCACCGAGTCCCGCCCCGACGAGGGCGTCGAAGTCGTCAAAGGGGCGCGTCGCGACGACGTTGAGCCGGATCGGTACTGTGGCAACTGCACACACTTCGACTACGACCGCGACGGGGGATCGATGCGTCCCTACTGCACGCTCTACGAGGAACCAATGGACGATATGGCGGCCTGCGAGTGGTGGGAGACGAACAGCGGCTCACAGTGA
- a CDS encoding Mut7-C RNAse domain-containing protein, which yields MASPEETAIVLDVMCGGLRTILRMVGYDTAYALERGIEADDEIRALAESEGRVLCTRDASLAESTENAVLLRTTDTDEQLAELAAAGFELELTEPRRCSVCNGPVAELSSDDSTPEYAPDPADRRCWRCRDCGQVYWRGSHWDDVAARLKSL from the coding sequence ATGGCGAGCCCCGAGGAAACCGCCATCGTGCTCGACGTGATGTGCGGCGGTCTCCGCACGATTCTCCGCATGGTCGGCTACGACACCGCCTACGCGCTGGAACGGGGCATCGAGGCCGACGACGAGATCCGTGCGCTCGCGGAGTCCGAGGGGCGAGTGCTGTGTACGCGCGACGCCTCCCTGGCAGAGTCGACGGAGAACGCCGTCCTCCTCCGGACGACGGACACGGACGAGCAACTGGCCGAACTCGCAGCGGCCGGTTTCGAGTTGGAGCTCACCGAGCCACGGCGCTGTTCGGTCTGCAACGGTCCGGTCGCGGAACTCTCGTCCGACGATTCGACGCCCGAATACGCTCCCGACCCCGCGGACCGACGGTGCTGGCGCTGTCGGGATTGCGGACAGGTGTACTGGCGGGGCAGTCACTGGGACGACGTCGCCGCCCGCCTCAAATCACTGTGA
- the polX gene encoding DNA polymerase/3'-5' exonuclease PolX gives MSMNGEVAARLNEFADLLEARDVDFKPRAYREAADTIADHPEPIEELAAEGLDAVTAIEGVGEGIGEKIVEYVETGSIEELEDERERLPVDMAALTRVEGVGPKTVAKLYDALEITTLDELEAAAQDEEIRSVSGFGEKTESNILDHIEFARESQERKLLGDARPVADDVLEFLAIVDGVERREVAGSIRRWRATIGDVDVLVGSDEPETVADAVADWDRVDEIIETGPTKTSARVGSMRVDLRVVTPEDFGSALQYFTGSKDHNIHLRNHAIDSGLKVNEYGVFDVSDVDDPESGQRVGERLASETEADVYEALGIPPMPPEMREDRGEIEAALADELPDLIRREDLRGDLHTHTDWSDGRATVEEMIEGAADAGFDYLCLSDHAVGPGVFGDSGLDDEDVREQIDVIREAAEEASIEVFTGIEANVDADGAVGDLEDATLDALDLVIASPHSGLGGDDDQTDRLVAAIEHPAVDVLGHPSGRLINERPAMEFDPEELGAAAATNDVALEINANPRRLDLWGSAVQTAIDAGATIVIDTDAHDPREFAFLRYGVHTARRGWASADDVLNTRDAAGVRSFLH, from the coding sequence ATGAGCATGAACGGTGAGGTGGCGGCGCGGCTGAACGAATTCGCCGATCTGCTCGAGGCCCGCGACGTGGACTTCAAGCCCCGCGCCTATCGGGAGGCCGCCGATACCATCGCCGACCACCCCGAGCCGATCGAGGAGCTGGCCGCGGAGGGTCTCGATGCCGTTACGGCCATCGAGGGAGTCGGCGAGGGGATCGGCGAGAAGATCGTCGAATACGTCGAGACCGGGTCGATCGAGGAACTGGAGGACGAACGCGAGCGGCTTCCGGTCGACATGGCGGCGCTCACGCGGGTCGAAGGGGTCGGCCCGAAGACCGTCGCGAAGCTGTACGACGCACTAGAAATTACGACCCTCGACGAGCTGGAGGCCGCCGCGCAGGATGAGGAAATCCGGTCGGTTTCCGGCTTCGGCGAAAAGACCGAGTCGAACATCCTCGATCACATCGAGTTCGCCCGCGAATCCCAGGAGCGCAAGTTGCTCGGTGACGCCCGACCCGTCGCGGACGACGTGCTCGAATTTCTGGCGATCGTGGACGGGGTCGAACGGCGGGAAGTCGCCGGGTCGATCCGGCGGTGGCGAGCGACCATCGGCGACGTCGACGTGCTCGTCGGCAGCGACGAGCCCGAAACGGTCGCCGACGCGGTGGCCGACTGGGACCGGGTGGACGAGATCATCGAGACCGGACCGACGAAGACCAGCGCCAGAGTGGGCAGTATGCGGGTGGACCTGCGGGTCGTCACCCCCGAGGATTTCGGAAGCGCGTTGCAGTACTTCACCGGCAGCAAGGACCACAACATCCACCTGCGCAACCACGCCATCGACTCGGGGCTAAAAGTCAACGAGTACGGCGTCTTCGACGTCTCCGACGTGGACGATCCCGAGTCCGGCCAGCGCGTGGGTGAGCGACTCGCGAGCGAGACCGAGGCGGACGTCTACGAGGCGCTGGGCATTCCGCCGATGCCGCCGGAGATGCGCGAGGACCGGGGCGAGATCGAGGCGGCTCTCGCCGACGAGTTGCCCGACCTGATACGTCGCGAGGACCTCCGCGGTGACCTCCACACCCATACCGATTGGTCGGACGGGAGGGCCACTGTCGAGGAGATGATCGAGGGTGCGGCAGACGCCGGATTCGACTACCTGTGTCTCTCCGACCACGCGGTCGGACCTGGTGTGTTCGGCGATTCGGGACTGGACGACGAGGACGTTCGCGAGCAGATCGACGTGATCCGCGAGGCCGCCGAGGAGGCGTCCATCGAGGTGTTCACCGGTATCGAGGCCAACGTCGACGCCGACGGGGCCGTGGGCGACCTCGAGGACGCGACGCTCGACGCCCTCGATCTGGTGATCGCCTCGCCACACAGCGGTCTCGGCGGAGACGACGACCAGACGGACCGGCTCGTCGCGGCGATCGAACATCCAGCCGTCGACGTGCTCGGTCACCCGAGCGGCCGGCTCATCAACGAACGGCCCGCGATGGAATTCGACCCCGAGGAACTTGGCGCGGCGGCCGCCACAAACGACGTCGCACTCGAGATCAACGCCAACCCCCGCCGACTCGACCTCTGGGGGAGCGCCGTCCAGACCGCCATCGACGCCGGCGCGACCATCGTGATCGACACGGACGCTCACGACCCGCGAGAGTTCGCGTTCCTCCGCTACGGCGTCCACACGGCGCGCCGAGGGTGGGCAAGCGCGGACGACGTGCTCAACACACGAGACGCGGCGGGCGTCCGCTCGTTTTTGCACTGA
- a CDS encoding DUF5788 family protein has protein sequence MKEYERKQLLERIGRDGATVGASIPETIDLQGEVFELSSFVFETKRQEEIPPDQLERVEAVKKRLRAERQERRHRLEHDDIDREAGERLANTIVGIDRALNALESLGTTDLSGEAQAAETADQKRWITFLKKALGHDADDSGPGAQVR, from the coding sequence GTGAAGGAGTACGAGCGCAAACAGTTGCTCGAGCGTATCGGTCGCGACGGCGCGACCGTGGGCGCGAGCATTCCCGAGACCATCGACCTCCAGGGAGAGGTTTTCGAACTCTCGTCGTTCGTCTTCGAGACCAAACGGCAGGAGGAGATTCCACCCGACCAGCTCGAACGGGTCGAGGCCGTCAAAAAGCGACTTCGTGCGGAACGCCAGGAGCGGCGCCATCGCCTGGAACACGACGATATCGACCGGGAAGCGGGCGAGCGACTCGCGAATACCATCGTGGGGATCGATCGCGCACTGAACGCCCTCGAGTCCCTCGGAACGACCGACCTCTCGGGGGAGGCCCAGGCCGCAGAGACCGCGGACCAGAAACGGTGGATCACGTTCCTCAAAAAGGCGCTGGGCCACGACGCCGACGACAGCGGGCCGGGGGCGCAGGTCCGATGA
- a CDS encoding rhomboid family intramembrane serine protease, whose product MATCDVCGREVGMPYQCRFCGGTFCADHRLPESHDCPGLEEWNDPDGVFDSGFDDTTGTDRSSSSSVTDAIPVDTGPGGLFAYFKDNVTYLFLAAMWVVFLLEAIVLFVLGDLALFRALFTLSSENVTYVWTWVTSVFAHDPGGFFHIFFNSIVLYFFGPVVERRIGSKKFAVLFLISGVVAGLAQVLAAIAVGGSTSVLGASGAIAALLGVLTILNPNLRIYLYFVIPMPLWVATALFAAYSILVSTAGGIGFGGVAQLAHLAGLGIGLLYGLILKRQGARAPQQLRFGGGGGGGAGGRRRGPGRF is encoded by the coding sequence ATGGCGACGTGCGACGTGTGTGGGCGCGAGGTTGGCATGCCCTACCAGTGTCGATTCTGTGGCGGGACGTTCTGTGCGGACCACCGTCTCCCCGAGTCCCACGACTGCCCGGGTCTCGAGGAGTGGAACGACCCCGACGGTGTCTTCGATTCGGGGTTCGACGACACGACGGGAACGGACCGGTCGTCGTCCAGTTCGGTGACCGACGCGATACCCGTCGACACGGGTCCGGGCGGTCTCTTCGCGTACTTCAAGGACAATGTGACCTACCTGTTTCTGGCCGCCATGTGGGTCGTGTTCCTTCTCGAGGCCATCGTCCTGTTCGTCCTTGGGGACCTCGCCCTCTTTAGAGCGCTCTTTACGCTCTCCTCGGAGAACGTGACGTACGTCTGGACCTGGGTGACGTCGGTATTCGCCCACGATCCGGGCGGGTTCTTCCACATTTTCTTCAACAGCATCGTGCTGTACTTCTTCGGCCCCGTCGTGGAGCGTCGCATCGGCTCGAAGAAGTTCGCCGTGCTGTTCCTGATCAGCGGCGTGGTCGCCGGCCTCGCACAGGTGTTGGCGGCGATTGCCGTGGGTGGGTCCACCTCCGTCCTCGGGGCCAGCGGCGCCATCGCTGCCCTCCTGGGTGTGCTGACGATTCTCAATCCGAACCTGCGCATCTACCTGTACTTCGTGATCCCGATGCCGCTGTGGGTCGCGACGGCCCTGTTCGCCGCGTACTCCATCCTCGTGAGTACGGCGGGCGGCATCGGCTTCGGCGGCGTGGCGCAACTGGCCCACCTCGCGGGGCTGGGAATCGGTCTCCTGTACGGTCTGATCCTGAAACGACAGGGGGCCCGAGCACCGCAGCAGCTCCGGTTCGGCGGTGGCGGAGGCGGCGGTGCCGGCGGGCGTCGGCGGGGCCCCGGTCGATTCTGA
- a CDS encoding endonuclease V, which yields MDVVRTEYLPDPSLDQAEMKAQQRDIAADATFEDDGAVDPAALRLDEPIELPDGDPPRSGAADAPIVVGVDQAFTDGTAISAAIAVQSGSVVGRSIGRAPLEIPYIPGLLAYREAGAIVDALESLTVDPSLLMLDGSGRIHYRQAGIATHVGVLFDVPAVGVAKSLLCGRPARSLENPLPDGTRVPILADGSVEAPDGTVIGHAYQSRQFPTPARRHVNPLIVSPGHRVSATTTVETVAALAAGYKLPEPTRLADRAVDVAEV from the coding sequence ATGGACGTCGTTCGCACCGAGTACCTGCCCGACCCCTCGCTGGATCAAGCGGAAATGAAGGCCCAGCAGCGCGACATCGCCGCCGACGCGACGTTCGAGGACGACGGGGCCGTCGATCCAGCAGCCCTGCGGCTCGACGAACCGATCGAACTTCCGGACGGGGACCCACCGCGTTCGGGCGCCGCCGACGCCCCCATCGTGGTCGGCGTGGATCAGGCGTTCACGGACGGGACGGCGATCAGCGCGGCCATCGCCGTCCAGTCGGGAAGCGTCGTGGGCCGCTCGATCGGGCGGGCACCCCTCGAGATCCCGTACATTCCTGGCCTGCTCGCCTACCGCGAAGCGGGCGCGATCGTCGATGCTCTCGAAAGCCTCACCGTGGACCCTTCGCTGCTGATGCTCGACGGGAGCGGTCGCATCCACTACCGACAGGCCGGTATCGCGACCCACGTCGGCGTCCTGTTCGACGTTCCAGCCGTCGGCGTGGCGAAGTCGTTGCTCTGTGGCCGCCCTGCCCGATCGCTCGAGAACCCGCTGCCCGACGGGACCCGCGTTCCGATACTCGCCGACGGGAGCGTCGAGGCGCCCGATGGCACCGTCATCGGACACGCCTATCAGTCCCGACAGTTCCCCACCCCCGCCCGGCGACACGTCAATCCCCTCATCGTCAGTCCCGGTCACCGGGTGAGCGCCACGACGACCGTCGAGACCGTCGCCGCCCTCGCAGCCGGCTACAAACTCCCCGAACCCACGCGGCTGGCCGATCGGGCGGTCGACGTGGCAGAGGTTTAA
- a CDS encoding SDR family oxidoreductase encodes MERTVLITGCASGVGRATAHAYLSEGWTVYATARNAEDIDDLASAGAQTRELDVTRPAQCRDVVEEVVDTEGRLDVLANTAGYAQFGPLEDVPTRELHRQFDVNVYGPHRLIRAALPHMREAEDGTIITVSSVAGRLATPGLGAYAGSKFAVEAMSDALRGEVAQFGVDVVVVEPGPVEREAAVGMRKTSQRADSSGAYDTLYDLYEDYATASVGSVSAADVADVILEAGVSTDPEPRYAVGPVAEYGLLGRFVPDRWRDAAFSFLQRLP; translated from the coding sequence ATGGAACGGACGGTACTCATCACCGGCTGTGCGTCCGGCGTCGGCCGGGCGACGGCCCACGCATACCTGTCCGAGGGGTGGACGGTGTACGCGACGGCGAGAAACGCCGAGGACATCGACGATCTGGCATCGGCAGGTGCCCAGACCAGGGAACTCGACGTGACGCGCCCGGCACAGTGTCGAGACGTCGTCGAGGAGGTCGTTGACACGGAGGGCCGTCTCGACGTGCTCGCGAACACCGCGGGATACGCCCAGTTCGGGCCGCTCGAGGACGTCCCGACGCGCGAGTTGCACCGGCAGTTCGACGTGAACGTTTATGGCCCGCACCGGCTGATCCGCGCCGCGTTGCCCCACATGCGCGAGGCCGAGGACGGTACCATCATCACCGTCTCTAGCGTGGCGGGTCGGCTCGCCACACCCGGGCTGGGGGCGTACGCCGGTTCGAAGTTCGCCGTCGAGGCCATGAGCGACGCGCTCAGGGGCGAGGTCGCTCAGTTCGGGGTGGACGTGGTCGTCGTCGAACCCGGACCGGTGGAACGCGAGGCCGCCGTCGGGATGCGAAAAACGAGCCAGCGGGCCGATTCGAGCGGCGCCTACGACACCCTGTACGACCTCTACGAGGACTACGCGACCGCGAGCGTGGGCTCCGTCTCGGCAGCCGACGTGGCCGACGTGATCCTCGAAGCCGGCGTCTCCACCGATCCGGAGCCGCGATACGCCGTCGGGCCGGTCGCCGAGTACGGTCTGCTCGGGCGGTTCGTGCCCGATCGCTGGCGCGACGCGGCATTTTCCTTCCTCCAGCGACTGCCATGA
- a CDS encoding glycerate kinase type-2 family protein produces the protein MTDVEGRDALATDPAREVALSCLEAGIDAARPDRVVADAVDLSDDRLRVGDATYDLDPFSRIVVLGGGKAAAHVAAAVERVLGERLDDGVVVTDDPVSLETATVLPGDHPVPSQRGVESTRRLVETAHSLDEATLVIGVITGGGSSLLAAPAEGISLSDLQETTEALLRSGATIHEINAIRKHCSAVKGGQLAEAVAPATVVSLVISDVVGNDLDVIASGPLVPDGSTFQDAIAVLDDHDVTVPESVRDHLDAGAAGRIPETPAATDPTFDRVHSHVIADGFTAAAAAAEAAVDAGYEPSILSSLIEGEARDVGEFHAAIVDEVAATGNPVEPPAVVLSGGETTVTVTGDGRGGPNQEFALSAALATDAAAAIAAVDTDGVDGNSAAAGAILASDDIDDPDRARAVLDDHDVTPYLDELDALVATGPTGTNVNDLRAVVVTDHRDGQDQSNFPSRQKLD, from the coding sequence ATGACGGACGTGGAGGGGCGGGACGCCCTCGCCACCGACCCCGCGCGTGAAGTGGCGCTCTCCTGTCTCGAGGCGGGGATCGACGCCGCACGGCCCGACCGCGTCGTCGCGGACGCCGTCGACCTTTCTGACGACCGGCTCCGCGTCGGGGACGCCACCTACGACCTCGACCCCTTCAGCCGGATCGTGGTACTGGGCGGCGGGAAAGCCGCCGCACACGTCGCGGCGGCGGTCGAGCGGGTCCTCGGCGAGCGCCTGGATGACGGCGTGGTCGTCACCGACGATCCGGTGTCCCTCGAGACGGCCACTGTGCTCCCCGGCGACCATCCGGTCCCGAGCCAGCGGGGCGTCGAATCGACGAGACGGCTGGTCGAGACGGCCCACTCGCTCGACGAGGCTACCCTCGTTATCGGCGTGATTACCGGGGGTGGGAGTTCCCTCCTGGCCGCCCCCGCCGAAGGAATTTCGCTTTCCGACCTTCAGGAGACGACGGAGGCGCTGCTCCGGAGCGGCGCGACCATCCACGAGATCAACGCGATCCGAAAACACTGCTCGGCCGTCAAGGGCGGGCAACTGGCCGAGGCCGTCGCGCCCGCGACGGTCGTCTCGCTGGTCATCTCCGACGTCGTCGGCAACGATCTCGACGTGATCGCGAGCGGACCGCTGGTCCCCGACGGCTCGACGTTCCAGGACGCCATTGCGGTCCTCGACGACCACGACGTCACCGTGCCCGAGTCCGTCCGTGACCACCTCGACGCCGGGGCCGCAGGACGTATTCCCGAGACGCCTGCGGCGACCGACCCGACGTTCGACCGGGTCCACTCCCACGTGATCGCTGACGGGTTCACCGCCGCCGCTGCGGCCGCCGAGGCCGCCGTCGACGCCGGGTACGAGCCGTCGATACTCTCCTCTCTGATCGAGGGGGAGGCCCGCGACGTGGGGGAGTTCCACGCCGCGATCGTCGACGAGGTGGCCGCGACGGGCAATCCCGTCGAACCGCCCGCTGTGGTGCTTTCGGGTGGCGAGACGACCGTCACCGTCACGGGAGACGGACGCGGCGGGCCCAATCAGGAGTTCGCACTCTCGGCTGCCCTCGCGACGGACGCCGCGGCGGCGATCGCGGCCGTCGACACCGACGGCGTCGACGGGAATTCCGCGGCCGCCGGCGCGATCCTCGCCAGCGACGATATCGACGACCCGGACCGCGCCCGGGCGGTTCTCGACGATCATGACGTCACCCCGTATCTTGACGAACTGGACGCGCTCGTCGCTACCGGTCCCACGGGAACGAACGTCAACGACTTGCGCGCGGTGGTCGTCACCGACCATAGGGATGGACAGGATCAGTCAAACTTCCCGTCTCGTCAGAAATTGGACTGA